From Gimesia panareensis, the proteins below share one genomic window:
- a CDS encoding HpcH/HpaI aldolase family protein, giving the protein MRTSRVKQKLNQNEPVLFTQLHLLDPSVFELTSLMGFDGIWMDMEHHTYSLETATQLMRAARVGSSDILARPANGEFMRLGRMLEAGAQGIMYPRCSDATEAAEVVKWSKFAPLGKRGFDGGNPDMPYCTMPVADYLEQANENTFIVIQLEEQSAVDQAEAIAAIPGVDALMLGPSDFSILEGFPGEFNHPRLQAAIDAIATAARNQGKHWGMPTFNTEHAQELMSKGARLLFHMADIIFVKNGLELMQQQFSQIGFSFDNQLNKPAAHYLEGKSDEQQASR; this is encoded by the coding sequence ATGAGAACCAGTCGCGTCAAACAGAAACTCAACCAGAATGAACCGGTTCTGTTTACTCAGCTGCATCTCCTGGACCCGAGCGTCTTTGAACTGACGAGCCTGATGGGCTTTGATGGAATCTGGATGGACATGGAGCACCACACTTACAGCCTGGAAACCGCCACCCAACTGATGCGGGCGGCACGGGTTGGCTCCTCCGACATCCTGGCCCGCCCTGCCAATGGCGAATTCATGCGACTGGGTCGGATGCTGGAAGCCGGAGCGCAAGGCATCATGTACCCCCGTTGCAGCGATGCCACGGAGGCAGCCGAAGTAGTGAAATGGTCCAAATTCGCTCCCCTGGGAAAACGCGGATTTGATGGCGGCAACCCGGACATGCCCTATTGCACAATGCCGGTTGCTGATTACCTCGAGCAGGCCAATGAAAACACCTTCATCGTGATCCAGCTGGAAGAACAGTCAGCTGTCGACCAGGCTGAGGCCATTGCTGCCATCCCGGGCGTGGATGCCCTCATGCTGGGCCCCTCCGACTTCTCCATCCTGGAAGGTTTCCCCGGCGAGTTCAATCACCCTCGGCTCCAGGCCGCCATTGATGCCATCGCCACGGCCGCACGCAACCAGGGCAAGCACTGGGGCATGCCCACATTCAATACCGAACATGCACAGGAACTGATGAGCAAGGGGGCTCGTCTCCTGTTCCATATGGCCGATATCATCTTTGTCAAAAATGGTCTGGAACTGATGCAGCAGCAGTTCAGTCAGATCGGTTTCTCCTTCGACAATCAGCTCAACAAACCAGCCGCACACTACCTGGAGGGCAAGAGTGATGAACAGCAAGCTTCCCGATGA
- a CDS encoding SPFH domain-containing protein, whose protein sequence is MTEEKMYQPQSGWFPLGLCLGGLLFGVILFVTGAISESGVAALLGVVLFLAGLVNLFGCMAVAPNQARVLLLFGEYKGSVTHSGFYWVNPFFSKHKISLRIRNFETGSVSTPEQKDQAGNIIRAKTRSGGRPSKVNDRDGNPIEISAVVVWRVVNTAEAMFEVDDFEDFVAVQSEAALRNLASRHPYDSEDHEVSLRGNTPQVCDQLLTDIQERLDKAGVEVIEARISHLAYAPEIAAAMLQRQQAQAVVAARTKIVEGAVGMVEMALDHLAQGKIVELDAERRAAMVSNLLVVLCSDRHTQPVVNTGTASH, encoded by the coding sequence ATGACGGAAGAGAAAATGTATCAGCCTCAATCCGGGTGGTTCCCGCTGGGGCTCTGCCTGGGGGGATTGCTGTTCGGAGTGATTTTATTCGTGACGGGGGCCATTTCTGAAAGTGGAGTCGCGGCGCTGCTCGGCGTCGTGTTGTTTTTGGCTGGTCTTGTCAATCTGTTTGGCTGTATGGCGGTGGCACCAAATCAGGCCCGTGTACTGCTGCTGTTTGGTGAATATAAGGGATCGGTGACGCACTCAGGATTTTACTGGGTGAATCCGTTCTTTTCGAAGCACAAAATTTCATTGCGGATTCGGAACTTTGAGACCGGATCGGTTTCGACTCCCGAGCAAAAGGATCAGGCGGGGAATATTATCCGGGCGAAAACCCGGTCCGGGGGGCGTCCTTCCAAGGTGAATGACCGGGATGGAAATCCCATTGAAATTTCGGCGGTCGTTGTCTGGCGGGTTGTCAATACGGCTGAGGCGATGTTTGAAGTCGACGACTTTGAAGATTTTGTCGCTGTCCAGAGTGAAGCGGCACTCCGCAATCTGGCGAGCCGTCACCCGTATGACAGTGAAGATCATGAGGTCTCCTTACGGGGCAATACCCCGCAGGTCTGTGATCAGCTGCTGACCGATATTCAGGAACGGCTGGATAAGGCGGGAGTGGAAGTGATCGAGGCTCGTATCAGCCATCTGGCCTATGCACCGGAGATTGCAGCTGCGATGCTGCAACGTCAGCAGGCCCAGGCGGTCGTCGCGGCCCGGACGAAAATTGTGGAAGGGGCGGTCGGGATGGTGGAGATGGCACTGGATCATCTGGCGCAGGGCAAAATTGTCGAACTGGACGCCGAGCGCCGGGCAGCCATGGTTTCGAATCTGCTGGTGGTACTCTGCAGCGATCGACACACGCAGCCTGTCGTAAATACGGGGACGGCCAGTCACTGA
- a CDS encoding sigma-70 family RNA polymerase sigma factor, whose translation MFTSFLEQERLRIFGYIRTLVPHNSDAEDVYQHVCLTLWNKFDEFDQDRDFFAWACGIVYFTVCNFRRSNQRDRHFFSQELIETMSQERMQHLSNYNLRLELLQDCFYSLSQADQELLIHSTQEKQSIKDFAQKAGKTVQTLYNRLSTLRRELADCVKRKLKREGTMA comes from the coding sequence ATGTTTACATCATTTCTGGAGCAAGAGCGATTACGCATATTTGGGTATATTCGTACGCTTGTACCCCACAATTCCGATGCAGAGGACGTATATCAACATGTCTGCCTGACACTTTGGAATAAATTTGATGAATTTGATCAGGATCGTGACTTCTTTGCCTGGGCCTGTGGGATCGTATATTTCACCGTCTGCAACTTTCGCAGAAGCAATCAGCGTGATCGACATTTTTTCAGTCAGGAGTTAATCGAAACCATGTCGCAGGAGCGTATGCAACATCTGAGCAATTACAATCTCAGGCTGGAGCTCCTGCAAGACTGCTTTTACAGCCTGAGCCAGGCTGATCAGGAGTTGTTGATCCACTCCACACAGGAAAAACAGTCCATCAAGGATTTTGCCCAAAAGGCAGGAAAAACCGTCCAGACGCTCTATAATCGCCTGAGCACGCTCAGACGCGAACTGGCTGACTGCGTCAAACGGAAACTGAAACGCGAGGGGACAATGGCATGA
- a CDS encoding aminotransferase class III-fold pyridoxal phosphate-dependent enzyme: MNSKLPDDKTLFDQQLKQFMPPGSFDAHAHFYRPQDAIAGLPPSAENSAGFSGWQEYCEKQELWMGTLRPSAGLFFAIPNPKLERQGANQFVLNEIKDQPGSRALLLVTPADDPAEVEAQIKAGPFSGFKVYHVYADRTDTLEAEPQEFIPEWVWELSQQYSLSIMLHMVRARALADPINQDYIRDHCLQYPEARLILAHAARGFCGNHTTEGIASLRGLDNVFFDTSAICEAQPFEAILREFGTTRLMFGTDFSVSELKGRCVSIGDGFLWLGEQNVNWETSTFAQPARVGLESLLALKQACHTLRLNDPDVERIFCTNARQLLGIQTAPTQNLTQETYKRAKQLIPGGTQLLSKRPEMFAPDCWPGYFREASGCEVIDLDGKKYQDLATSGIGSCLLGYRDPDVTDAVVRRVQLGSMSSLNSPEEVELAALLTELHPWSDQARFCRTGGESMAIAVRIARAATGRDEVALCGYHGWSDWYLATNLPRKSAETGTTLDKHLLPGLEPAGVPMGLSETTHPFTYNDIDGLRQIVKERGSRLAAVVMEPTRYTHPDPGFLETVREICDECGATLVIDEITTGWRLTLGGAHLHYGIEPDIAVFAKALGNGHPIAAIIGKRSVMDAAENSFISSTYWTEGVGPTAALATVRKMQSVNVREHIDQIGEAFRAGWSDLGKRHQLPVKVFGHSVLLHHTFDHPQAAELGTLFTIRMLEHGFLTGSGFYPTLAHQTRHVDKYFEAADTVFAELAQALKQDDLSTRLTTPVRHSGFARLTPSPKS, translated from the coding sequence ATGAACAGCAAGCTTCCCGATGATAAAACACTCTTCGATCAGCAGTTGAAGCAGTTTATGCCGCCGGGCAGCTTTGATGCCCATGCCCACTTTTATCGTCCCCAGGACGCGATCGCCGGCCTCCCCCCCTCCGCAGAAAACTCCGCAGGTTTTTCGGGCTGGCAGGAATACTGTGAGAAACAGGAACTCTGGATGGGGACACTCCGCCCGTCTGCCGGCCTGTTCTTTGCCATACCCAACCCAAAACTCGAGCGGCAGGGTGCCAACCAGTTTGTCCTCAACGAAATTAAAGACCAGCCCGGCTCTCGAGCACTCTTGCTCGTGACTCCCGCAGATGATCCTGCAGAAGTAGAAGCACAAATCAAAGCGGGCCCCTTCAGTGGATTCAAAGTCTATCACGTCTATGCAGATCGCACAGACACTCTGGAAGCGGAACCGCAGGAATTCATTCCCGAATGGGTCTGGGAGCTCTCCCAGCAATACAGCCTGTCCATCATGCTGCATATGGTCCGCGCCCGCGCCTTGGCCGACCCGATCAACCAGGACTACATCCGCGACCACTGCCTGCAATACCCTGAGGCCAGACTGATTCTGGCCCATGCTGCCCGTGGCTTCTGCGGAAACCATACGACCGAAGGCATCGCCTCTCTCCGCGGACTGGACAACGTCTTTTTCGACACATCCGCGATCTGTGAAGCCCAGCCTTTTGAAGCCATTCTGCGTGAATTCGGCACAACGCGGCTGATGTTTGGAACCGATTTTTCCGTCAGCGAGCTCAAAGGACGCTGCGTCAGCATTGGAGACGGGTTCCTCTGGCTGGGAGAACAGAATGTCAACTGGGAAACATCCACATTTGCCCAACCGGCTCGCGTCGGATTGGAATCCCTGCTGGCGCTCAAACAGGCCTGCCACACTCTGCGACTCAACGACCCTGATGTCGAACGCATTTTCTGCACGAACGCCCGCCAGTTGCTTGGGATTCAGACTGCCCCCACTCAGAATCTGACCCAGGAAACTTACAAGCGCGCCAAACAGCTGATTCCTGGCGGCACACAGCTGCTCAGCAAACGTCCTGAAATGTTTGCCCCCGACTGCTGGCCCGGCTATTTCCGCGAAGCCAGCGGCTGCGAAGTCATTGACCTGGACGGTAAGAAATACCAAGATCTGGCGACTTCCGGCATCGGCTCCTGCCTGCTGGGCTACCGCGATCCTGATGTCACTGATGCCGTCGTCCGCCGCGTACAACTCGGCTCGATGAGTTCGCTCAACTCCCCTGAAGAGGTTGAACTGGCCGCGCTACTGACCGAACTGCACCCCTGGTCTGACCAGGCCCGTTTCTGTCGCACCGGCGGCGAATCGATGGCCATCGCCGTGCGGATTGCCCGCGCAGCGACCGGCCGCGATGAAGTCGCACTGTGCGGCTACCATGGCTGGAGCGACTGGTACCTGGCTACCAACCTCCCCCGCAAGTCAGCCGAAACGGGAACCACTCTCGACAAACACCTGCTGCCCGGCCTGGAGCCGGCGGGCGTCCCCATGGGACTTTCCGAAACCACACATCCCTTCACTTACAATGACATCGATGGTCTACGACAGATCGTCAAGGAACGCGGTTCCAGACTGGCTGCCGTCGTCATGGAACCCACAAGGTACACTCACCCTGACCCGGGATTCCTTGAAACGGTCCGCGAGATCTGTGATGAATGCGGAGCCACCCTGGTCATCGACGAGATCACCACCGGCTGGAGGCTGACTCTGGGTGGTGCGCATCTGCATTACGGCATTGAACCAGACATCGCCGTCTTCGCCAAAGCGCTCGGAAATGGGCACCCCATCGCGGCCATCATCGGCAAACGCTCTGTCATGGATGCTGCAGAGAATTCATTCATCTCCAGCACCTACTGGACCGAGGGAGTCGGGCCAACCGCTGCCCTGGCCACCGTCAGGAAAATGCAGTCTGTCAACGTCCGGGAACACATCGACCAGATCGGCGAAGCATTCCGCGCGGGCTGGAGCGATCTGGGAAAACGCCATCAACTTCCCGTCAAAGTCTTCGGACACTCCGTTCTGCTCCATCACACATTCGACCATCCCCAGGCGGCCGAACTGGGGACCCTGTTTACCATTCGCATGCTGGAACACGGCTTCCTGACAGGCAGCGGGTTTTACCCGACGCTCGCCCATCAGACCAGACATGTTGACAAGTACTTCGAGGCAGCCGACACCGTGTTTGCCGAACTGGCACAGGCCCTCAAACAGGACGACCTTTCCACGCGGTTGACAACCCCCGTCAGGCACTCCGGATTTGCCCGACTGACCCCCAGCCCGAAAAGCTGA
- a CDS encoding FecR family protein has protein sequence MSVQDIPPRFDELLNQLLDDNLSADEFAEFEKKLLENPQARKLYFDLLDINSGIDTNNDSRLQKLDQVILQGINASTTPREIQKSHTGRSSFSTVSYLLVAAASVCIILLAEWWMTDHFFWNQPVRVAQKEKQEEGVPLEMNQPYVATLSRSFDCKWGNENPPRFSGQRLLSKNLTLLQGIAEFRFDSGVRLILEGPTTINIDSATCATVASGSVVLHGYESSPEFELITPQARFFDIGTEYGAKVDEQGGTELHVFQGAVRVQPEMELAEISAPLVINEGNARLIEPESNKEIHLDPNRFKREVPGQPKALTAVRKELLAYDSFHPPQIADPPRFSDWRNSGFGWTTHWRNRANKPGNAPGKSLPERSLQPDLKSTDQSGCIELERGNTAWRSLEKPVRLDTDAIYYVSFFIQQAAEPTASGYHYGNISLQSEEVDKLSGQRNKLLFGINSQNYPTLSLKGQTLEKAPPLLPETTYFYVAKIVASENAPDQIFLRAFYENETIPDQEPLIWTCISSPFDDSNTYPHVRIHAGKSGKYRFDELRIGSSWESVVNLQDPAELPE, from the coding sequence ATGAGCGTCCAGGATATCCCTCCCCGTTTTGATGAGCTGCTGAATCAGCTTCTGGATGACAATCTATCCGCTGACGAATTCGCTGAGTTTGAAAAAAAACTGCTGGAGAATCCCCAGGCCCGTAAACTCTATTTCGATCTGCTGGATATCAATTCCGGAATCGACACCAACAACGACAGCCGCCTGCAGAAACTTGATCAGGTCATCCTTCAGGGCATCAATGCCTCGACCACTCCCCGGGAAATACAAAAATCCCACACGGGGCGAAGTTCATTCTCTACCGTCTCCTATCTGCTCGTCGCGGCAGCTTCCGTTTGCATCATTCTGCTGGCTGAATGGTGGATGACGGACCATTTTTTCTGGAATCAACCAGTTCGGGTTGCTCAGAAAGAAAAACAGGAGGAAGGCGTACCACTGGAGATGAACCAGCCGTATGTCGCCACACTCTCTCGCTCCTTTGACTGCAAATGGGGAAATGAAAATCCCCCTCGCTTTTCCGGACAGAGGCTGCTTTCCAAAAACCTGACCCTGCTGCAGGGAATCGCCGAATTCCGCTTTGATAGTGGAGTGCGTCTCATACTCGAAGGCCCCACGACCATCAACATCGACTCTGCCACTTGTGCAACAGTTGCTTCGGGATCTGTCGTGCTGCACGGCTATGAATCCTCGCCTGAATTTGAACTGATTACCCCCCAGGCCCGTTTTTTTGATATCGGCACAGAGTATGGGGCCAAAGTCGATGAACAGGGAGGAACTGAACTGCATGTTTTCCAGGGGGCAGTCCGCGTACAACCCGAAATGGAACTTGCTGAAATTTCTGCCCCCCTGGTCATCAACGAAGGAAATGCCCGCCTGATCGAGCCCGAATCCAACAAGGAAATTCATCTGGACCCGAACCGTTTCAAACGCGAAGTCCCCGGCCAGCCCAAAGCCCTGACGGCCGTTCGCAAGGAACTGCTGGCATACGACAGCTTCCACCCACCCCAGATTGCTGATCCGCCCCGGTTCTCTGACTGGCGAAACTCCGGTTTTGGCTGGACGACACACTGGCGCAATCGAGCCAACAAACCAGGCAACGCACCGGGAAAAAGCCTGCCGGAACGTTCGCTCCAGCCGGATCTAAAATCGACAGACCAGTCAGGCTGCATTGAACTGGAAAGAGGCAATACCGCCTGGCGTTCCCTGGAAAAACCAGTCCGCCTCGACACAGATGCCATTTACTATGTCAGCTTCTTCATCCAGCAGGCAGCCGAACCGACTGCCTCCGGCTACCATTACGGGAACATTTCCCTGCAATCCGAAGAGGTTGACAAACTCTCAGGTCAAAGAAACAAGCTTCTGTTTGGTATCAATTCCCAGAACTACCCGACCCTGTCACTCAAAGGACAGACTCTGGAAAAAGCCCCCCCTCTACTCCCTGAAACCACTTATTTTTATGTCGCCAAGATTGTTGCCAGCGAGAACGCCCCGGACCAGATTTTCCTGAGAGCCTTTTACGAAAATGAAACCATTCCCGACCAGGAGCCTTTAATCTGGACCTGCATTTCTTCCCCCTTCGACGATTCCAACACTTACCCCCACGTCCGCATTCATGCAGGCAAATCGGGCAAATATCGCTTCGATGAACTGAGAATCGGCTCTTCGTGGGAGTCTGTAGTCAACCTGCAGGATCCCGCAGAACTGCCTGAATAA
- a CDS encoding FadR/GntR family transcriptional regulator yields MKTDSQQNTMSTQLAEKIRSRIVQEQLPAGHVFMTEGQLAEEYQVSRTIVREAVSRLRALGILDGKQRKGLVVRRPDLVQLLSESLPLLTVSQNDRDELKLLRYVLEIGAIELAVRNATSAQLNQLDSLVEEMQCCAERQEWERSVELDLAFHTLVLEMTNSRYVAGMQQILAEYFHSLPEVDTLDSAQTARIVWEHAELASAIRRQDLEHARVLIRQQFQDLI; encoded by the coding sequence ATGAAGACCGATTCTCAGCAAAATACCATGTCGACCCAGCTGGCAGAGAAGATCCGCAGTCGCATCGTTCAGGAGCAGTTGCCTGCCGGTCATGTGTTTATGACGGAAGGTCAATTGGCCGAGGAATATCAGGTCTCCCGGACCATTGTGCGGGAAGCGGTCAGCCGCCTGCGCGCTTTGGGGATTCTGGACGGCAAGCAGCGTAAGGGGTTGGTAGTCAGGAGACCGGATCTGGTCCAGTTGCTGTCCGAAAGCCTGCCTCTGTTAACGGTCTCGCAGAATGACCGGGACGAGTTGAAACTGCTGCGGTATGTACTGGAGATCGGTGCAATTGAGCTGGCTGTCAGGAATGCCACTTCCGCGCAGCTGAATCAGCTGGATTCACTGGTAGAAGAGATGCAGTGTTGTGCAGAGCGGCAGGAGTGGGAGCGTTCGGTGGAGCTGGATCTGGCGTTTCATACTCTGGTTCTGGAAATGACTAATTCCAGGTATGTCGCTGGAATGCAGCAGATTCTCGCGGAATATTTTCACAGTCTGCCTGAGGTGGATACCCTGGACTCCGCGCAAACGGCGCGAATTGTCTGGGAACATGCTGAGCTGGCCAGTGCGATCCGCAGGCAGGACCTGGAGCACGCCCGTGTCCTGATTCGGCAGCAGTTCCAGGACTTGATCTGA
- a CDS encoding DUF4175 family protein: protein MPHSIRVQLEQLHQKIQQLIWLNGICWGLTILLSLALLAIALDWSLDITDPVIRLILALGIGAALIWTTWKHLLVPLQTPVTDLDLALKIEKRYPALKDSFSSSIEFDSQPAAHYAGSAQMRQTVIQQSYQQAAQINFLELIDTHPIRKIMFSAAFLCLLLAGISILHPRQMMLGFHRLMLPFSAPQWPQSVELQILDENLIPIETSPGNPYQVVEGQTFQFFVENRKGAPPEDLRLEYQTSQKSTLHPQIYSEPLRLVSVPDSATGVDRDLGTGSLVVSSKTVKLRAAGGDDTNMPWLIIQSVPPTTIQLEKVTLTPPEYSQQPKTSLPSGVGHFKALVGTRVEMTASSNKLLKSVALRVKDQQPQPVKLDSDRKHFTTEFVITEPGTYSYWFDIENDQGFRPPSPDRYEVTGMTDAVPEVFLEKPDTDLQVTPGAQIPLTVAIRDDLAIDSALIRYQKSSREESLSRALRTDRPSETFPLRFTVQKPATELVINQNWNLAELPLAEGDRIIFRAEATDFFQSAELAANDSSSLTATHTGSSISRVLTIVSPTYKSNELVNRHAQLLEELTRVLKDQRLLNTEIKDVQHQLERVGQVRSQELDTIKQVEMDQKRVASQLSSPRTGLEQRARELLQELKWNRIQDPGMQQRLSELSTELSRLNQDVFPQIQEQMTQARKKLQSSVDSKTETSPTKDEKPDPANQTSAEKTRPSTSNRDTEPLEALTVAERGQRQVIDRLDKMLQSLSEWQKTRDLVSELEEQIAQQSEIQDQTAELAKRTITRSFSNLNLQDQADLEKLASRQERQSDNFKSFRDLLDNMQSQTRENSGTDQFQKQAAIDFLRKKSLPEKMQQTADRLKQNQVGQAIQEQQQIQESMQQLKDIFENQSSDSPDQLIKKLKQSEQELSQLKQKQQDLLQKLKSASKDSDQAELKKQLQQLAKQEQQLQQQLKQFEDQLQKLSLNRASESVRRASQRLSKVNDALDQGQTQQAEQEMNESLDDLEQTQRELASRRQELEETLAFEEFTKLESEIESLIERQQAVITETTRLEELRLERGRWSRGQLKSLKQLSETERDLQSQTEAFVEKMTAAPVFVLAIQKVRDQLEIAVARLQQRLTDQETLTAENRAQSKLKEILQILKQRKSLQQGESEEGEPTLQPPQDQIPLIAQLRLLKLMQEELLQQTTRFNESISQQKKLTPAQQEQRKLLAEDQADLAELSRELMSLLNGSESDDTEQLPEIKK from the coding sequence ATGCCGCACTCGATTCGAGTACAACTTGAGCAACTGCATCAGAAAATTCAGCAGCTGATCTGGCTGAATGGGATCTGCTGGGGATTGACGATCCTGCTCTCCCTGGCACTGCTTGCCATCGCGCTGGACTGGAGTCTGGATATCACGGATCCTGTAATCAGGCTCATTCTTGCACTTGGCATCGGAGCAGCTCTGATCTGGACCACCTGGAAACACCTGCTGGTTCCCCTGCAAACCCCAGTCACAGACCTGGACCTGGCACTCAAAATTGAAAAACGCTATCCGGCTCTGAAAGACAGCTTTTCCAGCAGTATCGAGTTTGACAGTCAACCGGCAGCACATTATGCCGGCTCTGCCCAGATGCGGCAGACCGTGATTCAACAGTCCTATCAGCAGGCGGCACAGATCAATTTTCTGGAGCTGATCGATACACACCCGATTCGAAAAATCATGTTTTCCGCGGCTTTCCTCTGTCTGCTGTTGGCTGGAATTTCTATCCTGCATCCGCGGCAGATGATGCTCGGCTTTCACCGCCTGATGCTGCCCTTCTCTGCCCCCCAGTGGCCTCAAAGCGTCGAACTGCAGATTCTGGACGAGAATCTGATTCCGATTGAAACCAGTCCGGGAAATCCCTATCAGGTAGTGGAAGGCCAGACCTTCCAGTTCTTTGTCGAAAACCGGAAAGGCGCCCCCCCGGAAGATCTGCGGCTCGAATACCAGACCAGCCAGAAATCAACACTCCATCCGCAAATCTATTCGGAACCACTCAGACTCGTTTCCGTACCGGATTCCGCCACGGGCGTCGATCGAGATCTGGGAACCGGGTCGCTGGTTGTCTCCAGCAAGACCGTTAAGCTGAGAGCCGCAGGCGGCGATGACACCAATATGCCCTGGCTGATAATCCAGTCGGTCCCTCCCACCACGATTCAACTTGAGAAGGTCACACTCACTCCTCCGGAATATTCACAACAGCCCAAAACCAGTCTCCCATCCGGTGTAGGTCATTTTAAGGCGTTAGTCGGAACCAGAGTCGAGATGACAGCCAGTTCCAACAAATTACTGAAATCGGTCGCACTGCGCGTCAAAGATCAGCAGCCCCAACCTGTCAAACTCGACAGTGACCGCAAGCATTTCACAACAGAATTCGTGATCACTGAACCGGGCACTTATTCCTACTGGTTCGACATTGAAAATGACCAGGGCTTCCGTCCCCCCTCTCCGGATCGTTACGAAGTCACCGGCATGACCGATGCAGTGCCCGAAGTGTTTCTGGAAAAACCGGACACCGACCTGCAGGTCACTCCCGGCGCGCAGATCCCCCTGACCGTGGCGATTCGCGATGATCTTGCCATCGACAGTGCATTGATTCGGTATCAGAAATCATCGCGTGAGGAATCACTCTCGCGTGCCCTCAGAACGGACCGCCCCTCGGAGACCTTCCCCCTCCGTTTTACCGTGCAGAAACCGGCAACCGAACTGGTCATCAACCAGAACTGGAACCTGGCCGAATTGCCTTTAGCAGAAGGCGATCGCATCATCTTTCGTGCTGAAGCCACAGACTTTTTCCAATCCGCGGAACTTGCCGCGAACGATTCCAGTAGCTTAACCGCAACTCATACCGGTAGCAGCATCTCCCGCGTTCTGACGATTGTCAGCCCGACCTATAAATCAAACGAACTCGTCAACCGCCATGCTCAACTGCTGGAAGAACTGACGCGCGTCCTCAAAGATCAGCGACTGCTCAATACCGAAATCAAGGATGTGCAGCATCAGCTGGAACGGGTTGGACAGGTCCGTTCGCAGGAACTGGATACCATCAAACAGGTTGAGATGGACCAGAAACGGGTCGCCTCTCAGCTTTCCAGCCCGCGTACCGGACTGGAACAGCGTGCCAGAGAACTGCTGCAGGAACTGAAATGGAACCGCATTCAGGACCCCGGCATGCAGCAGCGACTGTCTGAATTGAGCACGGAACTCTCCCGGTTGAACCAGGACGTCTTCCCGCAGATTCAGGAACAGATGACCCAGGCCCGCAAGAAACTGCAGTCATCCGTCGATTCGAAAACTGAGACATCCCCAACAAAGGATGAGAAGCCTGACCCCGCAAATCAAACGTCGGCAGAGAAGACGCGTCCCTCAACGTCAAACCGTGACACAGAACCACTGGAAGCATTAACCGTGGCAGAACGGGGCCAAAGGCAGGTGATCGATCGGCTGGACAAGATGCTGCAATCCCTCTCTGAATGGCAGAAAACCAGAGACCTGGTCTCCGAGCTGGAAGAACAGATCGCACAACAGTCAGAGATCCAGGACCAGACTGCCGAGCTGGCCAAACGCACGATTACCAGATCCTTTTCCAACCTGAACCTGCAGGACCAGGCAGACCTCGAAAAACTGGCCAGCCGCCAGGAACGACAATCTGACAATTTCAAATCCTTCCGAGACCTGCTGGACAATATGCAGTCGCAAACCAGGGAAAACTCTGGGACAGATCAGTTCCAGAAACAGGCTGCCATCGATTTCCTGCGTAAAAAGTCGTTACCCGAAAAAATGCAGCAAACCGCGGACCGGCTCAAGCAGAACCAGGTTGGACAGGCGATTCAGGAACAGCAGCAGATCCAGGAGTCGATGCAGCAGCTTAAAGACATCTTCGAAAATCAGTCCTCAGACTCCCCCGATCAGCTCATCAAAAAACTGAAACAGTCCGAGCAGGAACTCAGCCAGTTAAAACAGAAGCAACAGGACCTCCTGCAGAAACTGAAGTCTGCCTCGAAAGATTCTGATCAAGCGGAATTAAAGAAACAGCTCCAGCAACTTGCGAAACAGGAGCAGCAGCTCCAGCAGCAGCTGAAACAGTTTGAAGATCAACTGCAGAAATTGAGTTTGAACCGGGCATCCGAATCAGTCCGGCGGGCCAGTCAGCGACTGTCAAAAGTGAACGACGCCCTGGACCAGGGACAGACACAACAGGCCGAGCAGGAGATGAATGAGTCGCTGGACGACCTCGAGCAGACACAGCGCGAACTGGCTTCCCGCAGACAGGAACTGGAGGAAACGCTCGCATTTGAAGAATTCACGAAACTCGAATCGGAAATCGAGTCTCTGATAGAAAGACAACAGGCAGTTATTACCGAGACCACCCGGCTGGAAGAGCTGCGCCTGGAACGCGGACGCTGGTCGCGGGGACAGCTGAAGTCACTGAAACAGCTCTCGGAAACCGAACGGGATCTGCAAAGCCAGACAGAAGCGTTCGTCGAAAAAATGACAGCAGCCCCGGTCTTTGTGCTGGCAATCCAGAAAGTCCGCGATCAGCTGGAGATCGCAGTCGCCAGGCTTCAGCAGCGATTGACAGACCAGGAAACACTGACCGCAGAAAACCGGGCTCAAAGCAAACTGAAAGAAATCCTGCAGATCCTGAAACAGCGAAAGAGCCTCCAGCAGGGTGAGTCAGAGGAAGGTGAGCCCACCTTACAGCCGCCTCAAGACCAGATTCCGCTGATTGCCCAACTGCGTTTACTCAAACTGATGCAGGAAGAACTGCTGCAGCAGACCACCCGATTTAATGAATCGATCAGTCAGCAAAAGAAACTGACGCCCGCACAGCAGGAGCAGCGTAAGCTTCTCGCGGAAGACCAGGCTGATCTGGCGGAACTTTCCCGGGAACTGATGTCACTTTTGAATGGTTCAGAGTCCGACGATACAGAACAGCTACCTGAGATCAAAAAATGA